taaaaataattactaaatattaCTAATTAAAACACGGGaaaaataaactagctgttgcccgcaactttgcCTGTTTTAGTGGTTCTGGCAATCTCGGGGAACTATTATTTTCACACGAACTAAGTTGTGAGCAACCGCTAGTCATTTCAATATTTGCAGGTATAAGATtataaagtaagcatagcttttgTTAAGGGAACTAATATAACcgatgaataatattttatcgttactaatatagtatactatagtataaatacttataatatacagataaacacacggacactgataaacattcatgttcctaACACAATAATTTTCCGTTGTGAGAATcaaatccacagccttggactcgtaATGCAggcagcagggtcgctgcccactgcaccaatcggccgtcgatctCGTCTTTAGCAATCATATTCACAGCATATGATTAATCGTCCGTCGTCGTAAATCTAAGCTGGGCACAGGCTCTACTTCTTATTAGAGAGAAAAATattagagcattgacccaccatgCTACCCTTATGCGGTTTGGCGGGCTATACAAATATTAAGCCTTAAAAAAAGCGGTGGTAAAAGATCGATCCagggcacgcacctcttacttttcaataagaattaaaacatcgtaaggaaactggAGGCCTGAGAGTGGCCCATTATATTCTCAAAGTCGGTGAATTCTACCAATATGCActtggcctaaacccttctcattctcggctaataatgggttgataatgattataCTCAGACTGCACAGTCTATATAACAAGTATAACAACCTACCATGTTATACCTAAAGTTATTGGCTCTAATTAACTACAATTCATATAGGCTTTTAATTATATCGGTTGTGGTTACAATAATGGGCGCATCGTTTCAATTATTTGCGGATAATAAGGAAGGGTTAAATGTTTAGAGTGCGCGCAGGTCGGTGATTAAATGTAATGCGGTATTATGCTGACTTGTAACCCCTCCGGGTTCAGCGACGCGTGAAATCACTTTGTTCTAATGTTAGCCACATAACTGCCACGGTTTATTATGAACCGTGATTTAAATTGACTCTACTTTATTAATATTCCGAAATGGAAACTCAAAATTAGTGTTTATTGATAGACGTTATAGTTTAGCTAACACCATAACTGAATTTGgaatttagaaaaaatttaaaagttagcGCTTCGCTGCACTCTCTCCTGAGGCCAGCGCAAGATTCTCTCCCTACTCGATCGCGTCAGAGTTAACTACAATTTGTACGGAATCGTAAAAGCGCCATCTGGTTATAATTGTGCGTAACtagctttataaaaatataaacttgatGTAACCATAAGAGTTCTTAAATTCGGAATGTAAATGAGCAATGTTTGGCAAATGGTCCAGGGGTTCAGGATTCCACTACTTGATACTGCAGCAACAGTATAAACACTCAATTAAGACACCGTGTACACGAAAACCACCacaagtgattttttttccaCCAGTGTCAATAATTGATGGCGGTAGGTGGTGGTGCTACCACAGAATAACGAAAATTACCAGCGTAGTAGGTGCTTGATGCCTGTATGCAagcatttaaaagtttattagtaCCTACTGATACCTAAGTTTCAGTTAAGGTCTTACGAGATGTTTGCCCCAACCATACCAACTGTAGCTTAtgtctcctcatttctgaataGATCACGTATCTACATCTACTCAGAACACTTCGATAGCTTCCGTTCATGATTCAGATTCAATTAAAGTAAATTGATACAGTTATTtgcttagaaaaaaaattgttgtgcTTCTGAACGAAATCTTACAAAGTTGCTCATATTTTAAGAAAGTTGctcatattttgataaagttgctcatattttcatattttaatttttaagataaCACAAATTGTATATTCTACTGTTATAACAGTCGAGTGGTCGGCCGCAAAAAGTGCGAATTTACCTAGATAAAGTCAGGTCTAAGGTTTGCACGGGCAATTATTTCATTACAGGTTGGTTGGTAAAAGGTATAGATATGTGTCTGCTTACGGAAAGTGTAaactataagtaggtatattattagtaagtaggtacctacctaagttaCATATGCTGACTTGTAAATGTGTGCCGTGTTTATATTGTGATGTCTTGATGTTAGCGAACTTATGCTTGTAATGATAAAGGCTGTAGCGATGTTGCGCGCGTCGCATAACGTCATTGGAGTGGAGGGCGGAGTCTTGTGCCGCCCTGCGTCGTGGCGGCAGTCTGTTTCCGGCCGGCGCGCGCCCCGTACGGCTCCATGGTAGAACACACGCAGGTGGACTGCTCTCAGGCGGGTGCCATGCAAACTCTAACGCCTCAACCGCACCGCGATGCTGACGATGACCAGCTCGCCGACGAGTACGTCCAAAACTTTGAGCTGGATCATCTCGAGGATCACCATCTTGTGAAACGCGAGCCTCTAAAAGGTGGTTGGCGCGATCTCGTAGAGTCGTTACCTGCCTGTGCCCGGGCTTACAGACAATGGCCTGATACCGGCCCATACCCGCAGCCTCATGTAGCGATTGCAGTAGATCCCAGTACGCCGCCGGAAACGCCGCCCGCACTCGTCGGACGGAGTCCTTGCCGCGCTCAGCCCGGTGAAGATATTGTTTGGCTTCCTCATATGCGAGAACCTCTCGATATGCGCACCGTACCTTGTGGCAGCTACGAAGAGTGGGATAGACGCGAGTGGAGAGAACAAGACCATCATATACAGCAGGTCGGCATGCGCCCGCCAAGCTCGTGCTCCGCTATATCGCCACGAGGCGGTCCTCATCCGTCGTACCAACCTTCTTCTTGCGGAGACGACCTCATCAGCGACGACTTGCTTATGACCTTGAGCGTCCGTGAGCTTAATAAACGACTACACGGATTCCCCCGCGATGACGTGACACGGATGAAACAGAAACGCCGTACATTAAAAAATCGAGGATACGCGCAAAATTGCCGTAGTAAAAGGCTTCAGCAGCGCCAAGAGCTCGAGCTGGCGAACCGCTCGCTTCAAAACGAGGTGCATTTGCTGCAGTTGAAAGTGGCGCGCGTGACGCACGAGTGCGACGTGCTCAAGCAGAGGCTGTCGCTGGTGGAGCGCGAGCACGCGGTGCCGCAGCACGCGGGGCACGCGCCGCCCACGCCTCACTCCTCGCCGGAGTTCTTCTCGGAGCTGTGACGGCAGGGCGCGGCGCCGCGGCCCGCCGCCGCCTCCGCCGCTACCTCGGGCGCCTCCTCCTCCGCGTGCGCCTGGCAGCGCTACTGAACGATTGCGATGATGGACTGCTCGTGCTTTTGTTaagtttgaaaattaattaataattatcatcagttccagttttatagttttttaatgGTGGAACATTGAGGCCGTGAATTTTGAACGAAAGGGCTATTCAAACACCGTGTTAAATGTATGGTTGTGTCGTATATTCATAGTTcgttaaagtatattatgtattattaaaaattatacataagtTAAAATGATGCAACTCATTAATCATATAATTGTAAatagttacataaataatatgaatattatctTTAGGATTTTTGTTTTCCTAATAAAATTcctaacaaaaacaaattttgttttttttttgtctttgtcATTTGGTGCTTCCAGTTCAATTTTGTTGGCCAAGGCAGCTTTAGTATACTTAGCAGCCAGActgacttaaatatataaaatactaaactTAGATACATAATACATAGTCCTATATCTACCTtccttaaataaacaattactagctgacccgtgcaacttcgttgcaccaaatcggttattaccggaaaacacaaattaaatgacattttctataaatgaatcctaactagatcgatttatcgcccccgaaaccccctgtatactaaatttcatgataaTTTCATTCcagttatatatacaaaaattgctcgtttaaagatgtAAGATTTGCTGTAGCAGCAGCAGCCTGCTAGAAAACGGAATGTCTcgaatttttcaaaaatataaaaatagtaggtccttttaataaaactcatgGTTATCATTGTTttcagcctattaaagtcccactgtACCCACAGTTAATTACACGCACTCGCTCTCAATGGAGAAATTCAGAGCTAATCATCATCAGTCTGTTTCAATGCGGTTGGGCGGGGGGCCTAAtatcgtaaaaaataaaaaaaataaaaataaatatagtttatttcggtaagaaacaaagtataaaaatataataattaaattacactcaaaataataatcaactggcactttgcatttttttaaaaattggatTGGCATTCTGGCTTAAGCTATGCTCCTTCATtgtaaatatcatttattttcattattactgctaataattaaaataagcaCATATTCTATTCATCAAAATGAGAATCGTGCAAATTTTGTAgtcgataaaattatattttaactaaactaaattgtcaTGTTCAAAGTTTTTGCTATCCTTTTTTCCATTCCCGATTTTAAGTAAAGCAATATGCAGAAGTAGGTTCCAGAAGAAAAGACCTGCATTTTTAACTTTCTTCTAACTGCCAATAGCGGTGGCTGGAGTCTGAATCAAAGGCTTGCATCATCAAAGACTCAGACTAGAATCAATTTAGAAATCAGAACCAATTATCAATACGAAACGAAATAACAGAACCAAATATGAATCGgccaaataaatatttggttcttatattaaaaaaaaggtaggtaaaggtaggtaaaaaataatattgtgaaaataaataaaaacttgattTCTTAAATGAgtcttttttaattcaaaacaatGAATGCCATCATAATTGAcagcagattggcgcagtgggcagcgaccctgcgttctgagtccaaggccgtgggttcgattcccacaactggaaaatgttcgtgtgatgaacatgaatgtcccAGAcactgtttatctgtatattttaagtatttatgtttattattcataaaaatattcatcatcatcatcagccatcttagtgcccataacactaAAGAAGCTATGCACATacaacataagctacgcttatttgagctggatggcgatgtgtgtcgtagtatctatatttgtttattaattattagtttatttaattaagattaattCCATGAGTACCTTTGAGGTTTTATGCGAAAGGCTGTGTGAGACCTTTCCCTATGCAACAATTGTCATAGTTGTAAAGGTCTCTTTTCTGcgaaattaaagttaaaaaagagTAGATAAACGACAGATACTTTGGTTTCTATTGATACAGTGACCATGAGAGTTGAAATACCATGAGAGTAGAAAACGAGACTTCATAAGCAATGTTATCTTAGACGTTGGTTAAGCGTATTAAttcataagtaattataataattaacagaAATCATCTTCATctctaaatataaaagaaacacTTGTCGTACACTAATAGACGTTACTGTTGGAGATAGGTCTTCAGCAGACATTTCCATATAACGGACTCTTATGCTGCGTCTGCGACTCTGCTACCTACAGTTTTGACGTCGTATGTCCACCGGTCGTCGTTGCTCCGAGTTCCGACGGTCTTATGGAGTAAATGTACACCTATTGCAGAATAATTTAACCTCTATTCGATTCAGGCTGCGCGAAATGCTTCTCAAATTCTCTCTCTAACTGGAtcataaaagaaaaatcaaaatttagtTTGTCATACGTAGCTAAttgaacaaaaacaatattaccTACGTAATATACTGTGGTAAATGAGACCAATGACTTATTGGAGGTTATTGAGCAATATTGCAAGTTGGCGACATACAGTGATTGCCCAACAGTGCAATTTAATGAGGTCGTGTGAGTATTATGTCGGTAATTATACCTAAAGAGCATTGTTTAAGAATAAAAAGTACAATTTTGAGCGCCCAGCTTTTGCAGAATGGTATTTTCGACGACTATCCACTTTTTAATAAGCAATTTTTAAGGGTTTAGTAATGCAAGTGCAGTTTAACTACTGGTTAACCGGTTTAACCTATTATTAGttaaagcgttgatagcctagtgggtcaGGCTTCCGCTTCACCTTCGGGGGAACAAGTTAGATCTttggcacacacctctaacatttcggaGCGTTTATATTCTAAGGAATAatttcacttactttaacggtgaagaaaaacatcgtgaggaaagcaacatgtctgagagttctccataatttttgaagtctaccaatccgcaaccATTCTCATTCGTACGAAACCCACTACGTTTTACTTTATACAAGTTTATCATATACCTACTTTAGTAatcatatacctacctagttatGAATTCTTGGATTTACACACTAAAAATTTTCAGTAGGTTTGAAGGATTACAATAACCCCAAGATGCCTGAACACATGATAAACCTAATTccaaatgtgtgtgtgtttaaatCAACCAATTTGGTAACCATAATTCGACGTCTCGTTAAACATCCATTATCACCCTCAGTTCATAAACTGAAATTCCCACAATAAGAGTAATTTTGAAGCGTTAAGCGACCATGCTGCACCGAAGGCTCACTATCCAAGCAGTTTCTTTGAAAAAGAACTATAAATTGGCACTTCACAAATTGAGGTTATGTTATGTTGCGTTAGTTATTAGTGTATTACgttgagaatataataaaaggGGCCCTGTTGGTCCTCTAATaacttttgtataaattatCAGTATAgtgaacatattattatattacctttTTGAAATTGggaattaaaaatcaaattaaaaaaacagtatgAGTATCTGAGAGACAGTTCAGACAGAATGTATTATTAACGACAAGAAGTGTATGGAACGATAACTGGATAGAAAGGCTGTAAATGGATCCATCATTTTGTTTCAACGATTCTGTTCTGAAAACTTTCCAAGATGAATCGGTGAAAAATGCCGTTAAAGAATTCATTGATTCCTATCCGCTGAATTTCTTCaatgaaacttaattaaaatggttaaagtaggtacttacattaataataatggcCAGCGGCTATGCATAATACTATAGGTATGTTTGATTAAAACGCCAATAGTGAGATTATAATGAGTTACAgactgaataaaattaaaaaaatatgttccaCATTTCAGTTTATGTCAACGTACGGCtggcataggcaggagacaaaatttttatctcccaGATGTGTATCGTGTCGTGGTGTAGTGGTGAGCTCTGAGGACTCATAAAACCCGGCAAaggcattttgggaatttttaatttcttaatatgGGTACTAACTTACTAAGATtactgaggaatatttttattaatagctaTCGGATCCCAGCGTCATCTGTCGGACTGATTTGTGAaactaaaccatccagggtgccacccaaacgcatacctaaaaatacattcaaatcggtccagccgtttaggaggagttcagcgacatacacatgcacacaagaaatatatataaagatatgcataaatacttatattatatagataagcacccagacacatAAAAACATGCTTGttaaaaattttccagttgtaggaatcgaacccacagccttgaactcagagcagggtcgctgcgccaatcggccgtcaaatataacaGCCATTCCCAAAACAGGTAAGtctaatagataaaaaatataataatatcagaaTGAGCATACCAGGAATTGTCAAGGGTTTACTTTTACATGAAAAAAACTTATGTTGGGTACTTTGCCAAGAGAGTTACATATTTGAAACATCATATTCCCTTTCTTTCCTTGAATCCCAATTAATCATTTGGGAGGCTGCTAGTATACGGGCTCTTAAGGTCACATAATCTCAGCTATTTTCTCGGGAATAAAATTTAAGGCCGTGTCCAGGATATAAACTATTTCTACGCAAAATTCACCAAGAGAAGTAAAACGGTCAtgcataagtataaaaaattgtttttttttttataaacctacGATTAACTCTTACCAGTAGCTTTTCCTGGATGGATATTATGATATGTTCATCttcatgtgtgccaaattttatccaaatcaaTTTAACGGTTGAGCTAAAAGtaggtaacaaaaaaagaaaagaacaaaCTTCTCGCATTCATAAAATTAGGTGGACGATTCATAAGTGCacgtattttaataaagaaatttgattTGGAAGTGAAAATACTAGATGCAAGCCaattgcctcgttggtttatTGGTTAGAATGTTCGACAACAGGTCACAAGGTCCTAGGTTTGATTACCAGGTCGGGTCATAAATTGTTGTTTCCATTCAGGTTATCTGTAAAGAAATAACCAGAtaggagtttggaaattggcgtaGTCCACTCTCGCGACGGGGTGAGCATGTGAAGTGGTTAGTCCAAGTTATTTTGACTAATCATTGAAAATTATTCTGAGTACCCGCTACTGGAACAACATGATGGCTCTAAAACCCTCCTTCTTGTGTTACTTACATTCAGTTACTTCTATAGAGAGCATATAGAGGTATAGTAgcgcttattgtgacagagatCGTCGGGGAAAATACTACTGCCGTCATAAATTCTGCCGATGAGTATCATtattacaatgctgtgttccggttcgaAGGGCGTGggtataattacaggctcatgaggcttaacaactacgcatcaggttggtccgtcaattataaatatgaaaaacaaaGCTGAAGAAGAATATTGTAAATGAATTCTTGCGAGTTcttaaaaatcaataatatagtCATGCATGTGTAGAAAACAAGTCATTATAATCTCCacaagatataaattataataatataatgtatgtgaaaataaacagGAAACCAACATTGTTGCTGCACCTACGATCGCAAGCGAGCAAGTTTCTAACAAATTGTAATCTAATACATCGAGTTATTGAGAATAGCGAGGCGTCAGGttctttgataataataatgcttaGACGACATTGTTTTATACGTACCTACCCTTCGTTAAACTGACTTCAATATgattgaaataacttttttaaaataaaaaaaaccaaacagtCCAACTTAAATACTCCTGTTTAATACGT
This Pararge aegeria chromosome 3, ilParAegt1.1, whole genome shotgun sequence DNA region includes the following protein-coding sequences:
- the LOC120637402 gene encoding neural retina-specific leucine zipper protein-like, yielding MVEHTQVDCSQAGAMQTLTPQPHRDADDDQLADEYVQNFELDHLEDHHLVKREPLKGGWRDLVESLPACARAYRQWPDTGPYPQPHVAIAVDPSTPPETPPALVGRSPCRAQPGEDIVWLPHMREPLDMRTVPCGSYEEWDRREWREQDHHIQQVGMRPPSSCSAISPRGGPHPSYQPSSCGDDLISDDLLMTLSVRELNKRLHGFPRDDVTRMKQKRRTLKNRGYAQNCRSKRLQQRQELELANRSLQNEVHLLQLKVARVTHECDVLKQRLSLVEREHAVPQHAGHAPPTPHSSPEFFSEL